One segment of Terriglobales bacterium DNA contains the following:
- a CDS encoding amino acid permease, with protein sequence MVQNASVNSPAKATTDNAASSELVKGLGLTSATTLVMGSMIGSGIFIVSAEIAREVDSPALLIGAWLLTGFMTITAALAYGELAAMMPKAGGQYVYLREALGPLWGFLYGWTLFLVIQTGTIAAVGVAFGKFAGFFFDSVSADHWIGYHAHVPALHVGPMVLGDMNVGLNTQNLVGIIVIILLTIVNIFGIKTGAWIQNLFTISKVAALLGLVLVGIFVGRNPQAIAANFGNFWHNAGLGASHEIQAGVLVGTLTVLCVAQVGSLFSADAWNNVTFTAGEVKNPSRNLPLSLALGTGTVISLYVAVNFIYLSVLPLHGDPHGATVVARGIQYATSERVGTAVMSQMFPSVGGALMAIAILISTFGCCNGLILAGARVYYAMAKDKLFFEPVAKIHPKYKTPVNALIVQAIWTCLLCLSGTYGQLLDYIIFAVLVFYILTIVGLFVLRRTQPHAERPYRAFGYPVLPAVYIALALFIDIVLLRYKPQYTWPGLIIVLLGIPVYFLWSHRGADRRQA encoded by the coding sequence ATGGTACAAAACGCCTCTGTGAACTCTCCCGCAAAAGCTACCACCGACAACGCTGCCTCTTCTGAACTGGTCAAAGGTCTGGGGCTCACCAGCGCCACCACGCTGGTGATGGGTTCCATGATCGGTTCGGGAATCTTTATCGTCTCTGCTGAAATTGCCCGCGAGGTTGATTCTCCCGCCCTGCTGATTGGGGCGTGGCTATTGACCGGTTTTATGACCATTACTGCGGCATTAGCATATGGAGAACTGGCCGCCATGATGCCCAAAGCGGGCGGCCAATATGTCTACCTGCGCGAAGCCCTGGGACCACTGTGGGGGTTTCTCTACGGCTGGACACTCTTTCTAGTCATCCAGACCGGAACCATCGCTGCCGTGGGTGTGGCCTTCGGCAAGTTTGCTGGTTTCTTTTTCGACTCTGTTTCTGCCGACCACTGGATTGGGTATCACGCACATGTGCCGGCACTCCATGTTGGCCCGATGGTCCTGGGCGATATGAATGTCGGCTTGAACACGCAGAACCTGGTGGGGATCATCGTTATTATATTGCTGACCATCGTGAATATATTTGGCATCAAGACCGGGGCGTGGATCCAGAACCTCTTTACTATTTCCAAAGTTGCGGCGCTTTTAGGGCTCGTCCTTGTAGGCATCTTTGTCGGACGTAACCCACAGGCCATTGCAGCCAATTTTGGCAACTTTTGGCACAACGCCGGTTTGGGGGCCTCCCACGAAATCCAGGCGGGGGTGCTGGTGGGAACCCTCACAGTCCTCTGCGTGGCCCAAGTGGGCTCGCTGTTTTCTGCCGACGCATGGAACAACGTCACCTTTACTGCTGGCGAGGTGAAGAATCCCAGCCGCAACCTGCCACTCTCGCTCGCTTTGGGAACCGGCACGGTGATCTCGCTGTATGTAGCCGTCAACTTTATCTACTTGAGTGTGCTGCCGCTGCATGGAGATCCGCATGGAGCTACCGTGGTGGCGAGAGGCATTCAATATGCCACCTCTGAGCGTGTGGGAACTGCGGTCATGTCGCAGATGTTTCCCAGCGTTGGAGGCGCACTGATGGCCATTGCCATTCTTATATCTACTTTCGGATGCTGTAACGGATTAATCCTGGCAGGAGCCCGCGTCTATTACGCTATGGCCAAAGACAAGCTCTTCTTCGAGCCGGTAGCCAAAATTCATCCTAAATATAAGACGCCGGTCAACGCCTTGATCGTGCAGGCTATCTGGACCTGCCTGCTGTGCCTCTCTGGCACCTATGGCCAGTTGCTGGACTACATTATTTTTGCGGTGCTGGTCTTCTATATCCTGACCATTGTTGGGCTGTTTGTCCTGCGCCGTACCCAGCCCCATGCTGAGCGGCCCTATCGGGCCTTCGGATATCCGGTGCTGCCCGCGGTTTATATCGCCCTTGCGCTTTTCATAGATATAGTATTGTTACGCTACAAGCCCCAATATACATGGCCGGGACTGATCATCGTTCTACTGGGCATTCCGGTGTATTTCCTATGGTCTCATCGGGGTGCGGATCGGCGACAGGCTTGA
- the tsaE gene encoding tRNA (adenosine(37)-N6)-threonylcarbamoyltransferase complex ATPase subunit type 1 TsaE yields the protein MSVEKVFNTSSAEETIALGREFSGQLGPPKLVLLKGDLGAGKTTLVKGVVEGFKAASQEEVTSPTFTLIHEYHSPQAEIYHIDLYRIDTQRELETLGIDDLFGARSLVIIEWGEKFERFCKERDVEIAIERTGENQRRITVLQTP from the coding sequence GTGAGTGTGGAGAAAGTCTTCAACACTTCTTCAGCAGAGGAAACTATAGCCTTAGGGCGGGAGTTTTCTGGGCAGCTAGGACCGCCTAAATTGGTTTTACTAAAAGGAGATTTAGGAGCAGGGAAGACCACTTTAGTTAAAGGAGTAGTTGAAGGATTTAAAGCAGCTTCGCAAGAAGAAGTCACCAGCCCGACCTTTACTCTGATTCACGAATACCACTCGCCGCAAGCCGAAATTTACCACATAGACCTTTATCGCATAGATACACAACGCGAACTTGAAACGCTCGGCATCGACGATCTGTTCGGTGCACGCAGCCTCGTCATCATCGAGTGGGGCGAAAAGTTTGAGCGCTTCTGCAAAGAGCGCGATGTGGAGATTGCTATTGAGAGGACAGGCGAGAACCAAAGACGGATTACGGTGTTGCAGACGCCTTGA
- a CDS encoding MFS transporter, with amino-acid sequence MRKILQSRAMRFIFAANLISMIGSGMNAAAVFWHVLQITHSEMALGKLLLLQTIPALFLLPFSGLVIDREDRRHLILILDFARGSITLAVAILALRGEVQTWHLYAMFTLVSAGFWLFWPTMNALLQEVTPSDQYVQSNNFLMASFQGGWLIAGALVGFVYDHIGLGWILVIDFSTYVISFLCYYNVRKGRHVVARLQPEAADPAASQSQPPAEEGTWTKYFHELSEGIHYLKGKPHLQLVGLGWALFIGAMLTQGAVTAPLSDRIMHAGAVGYGWFNGGWGIGAFTSALYSPWLIKHLHAHRSAGIGLGVLAICLVVLPFSQFLAIAVLVYVVMGSGRGITHTALASEMMEIVPKHFMGRVQNTFYFLGTILQLFLGIGVATVAHRISLTLAFACIGGIYALACTAVMWPVERKARAMRVSAPESL; translated from the coding sequence ATGCGTAAAATTCTGCAAAGCCGCGCCATGCGGTTCATCTTTGCCGCCAATCTTATCTCCATGATTGGCAGCGGGATGAACGCCGCCGCCGTCTTCTGGCACGTGCTGCAGATCACGCACTCGGAAATGGCTTTAGGCAAGTTGCTTCTGTTACAGACGATTCCTGCGCTATTTCTGCTTCCCTTCTCCGGTCTAGTGATTGACCGCGAGGACCGCCGGCACCTGATCCTGATCCTCGATTTTGCGCGTGGCAGCATCACGCTGGCTGTTGCCATCCTGGCATTGCGCGGCGAGGTGCAAACCTGGCACCTGTACGCCATGTTCACGTTGGTCTCAGCCGGCTTCTGGCTATTTTGGCCGACCATGAACGCTCTGCTGCAGGAGGTCACGCCTTCCGACCAGTACGTCCAATCCAATAACTTTCTGATGGCCAGCTTCCAGGGGGGATGGCTCATCGCCGGCGCGCTCGTCGGCTTCGTCTATGACCACATCGGACTGGGCTGGATCCTGGTGATTGACTTCTCCACCTACGTCATTTCTTTCTTGTGTTACTACAACGTTCGCAAAGGACGTCACGTTGTAGCTCGCCTGCAACCAGAAGCCGCCGACCCGGCAGCTTCGCAGTCTCAACCCCCTGCTGAAGAGGGTACCTGGACAAAATATTTTCACGAGCTTTCCGAAGGCATTCATTACCTCAAGGGCAAGCCTCACCTGCAATTGGTCGGGTTGGGCTGGGCGCTCTTTATCGGGGCCATGCTGACTCAGGGCGCTGTGACCGCTCCGCTCAGCGACCGCATCATGCACGCCGGCGCCGTCGGATACGGATGGTTCAATGGCGGCTGGGGAATCGGGGCCTTCACCAGCGCACTTTATTCTCCCTGGCTGATTAAGCACTTGCATGCCCACCGCTCCGCCGGGATCGGGCTGGGCGTCTTGGCAATATGCCTTGTGGTGCTGCCTTTCTCGCAGTTTCTTGCCATTGCTGTTCTTGTTTACGTGGTCATGGGTTCAGGCCGAGGCATCACCCACACCGCTCTTGCCAGCGAGATGATGGAGATTGTGCCCAAGCATTTCATGGGACGCGTGCAGAACACCTTCTACTTCCTGGGGACCATCCTGCAACTCTTCCTGGGGATAGGCGTTGCCACTGTCGCCCACCGCATCAGCCTGACCTTGGCCTTCGCCTGCATCGGCGGCATCTATGCGCTGGCCTGCACCGCGGTCATGTGGCCGGTGGAACGCAAAGCCCGGGCCATGCGCGTCAGTGCGCCCGAATCGCTGTAG
- a CDS encoding potassium channel protein, producing MRALRHLKFLAIALVALVAVGTAGFHYIEGWSWFDGFYMVVITLTTIGYSEVHPLSHAGKVFNIGFIIAGVALATVAIGSLTQYLLEFELTKVLGRRKMGREIARLQNHYIICGAGRVGHRAARELARKPVRFVVLEKDEARLQDLEPEWLVIQGDATQEKLLHEAHIERAIGLVAATTTDATNIYIVLTARSLNPKLRIIARASEEAAEKHLLKAGADSVVSPYSFAGHRIAQSFLRPNVLDFLDIATTREGRVEMVIEEIHIGQDSFFAEKTVGNSLIHRDYGIIVLAIKHEQGKTIFNPTANVVIQAGDHLIVMGEPESMARLEAAASSTIQRS from the coding sequence ATGCGTGCCCTTCGCCATCTCAAGTTTTTAGCTATCGCGCTGGTGGCATTGGTTGCGGTGGGCACAGCGGGTTTCCACTATATTGAAGGATGGTCGTGGTTCGACGGCTTTTACATGGTCGTCATCACGCTGACTACAATTGGTTATAGCGAAGTGCATCCGCTCTCGCACGCCGGCAAGGTCTTCAATATTGGGTTCATTATTGCCGGGGTGGCCCTGGCGACAGTTGCTATCGGCTCGCTGACGCAGTATTTGCTAGAATTCGAACTCACCAAGGTTCTGGGAAGGCGAAAGATGGGACGCGAAATCGCGCGGCTCCAAAACCATTACATCATCTGCGGCGCTGGCCGGGTGGGACACCGCGCTGCCCGTGAGCTGGCGCGCAAGCCCGTTCGATTCGTTGTGTTGGAGAAAGACGAAGCCCGCCTGCAGGACCTGGAGCCGGAGTGGCTGGTTATCCAGGGCGATGCCACCCAGGAGAAACTTCTTCATGAGGCCCACATCGAACGCGCGATTGGGCTGGTCGCCGCTACAACCACAGATGCAACCAACATTTATATCGTGCTCACGGCGCGCAGCCTGAATCCCAAACTGCGAATCATTGCCCGCGCCAGCGAAGAGGCAGCGGAAAAGCACCTGCTCAAGGCCGGAGCTGATTCAGTAGTCTCTCCCTATTCTTTTGCCGGCCATCGCATTGCCCAAAGCTTTTTGCGGCCCAATGTGCTGGATTTTCTGGATATCGCCACCACCCGTGAGGGCAGGGTGGAGATGGTGATTGAAGAAATTCATATCGGCCAAGACTCTTTTTTTGCCGAGAAGACCGTAGGAAATTCGCTGATTCACCGAGATTATGGGATCATTGTCTTGGCCATAAAACACGAACAAGGGAAGACGATTTTCAATCCGACAGCCAATGTCGTTATCCAGGCTGGCGACCATCTTATCGTTATGGGGGAACCGGAAAGCATGGCGCGGCTGGAAGCGGCCGCTTCCAGCACTATCCAACGCTCATGA
- a CDS encoding enoyl-ACP reductase, with amino-acid sequence MSNSMEGRTAVVFGVANKRSIAWAIAQALQQAGAKLAITYQNERLEQEAKDLIEALPGAEAFRCDVSRDEEIDRLFSQLKEKYGTLHTLVHSVAFAPAEELKGDFVNTTREGFRIAHDVSVYSFIALARAAAPLMQQGGSMITMTYYGAEKVVPNYNVMGVAKAALEATVRYLADSLGKQNIRVNAISAGPIMTLAARGIPGVRDMFKSHAERAPLKRNVDVNEVGSTALFLASDAGSGITGETIYVDCGYNIMGF; translated from the coding sequence ATGTCCAATAGTATGGAAGGACGCACTGCAGTCGTATTCGGAGTCGCCAACAAGCGCAGCATCGCCTGGGCCATCGCGCAGGCCCTGCAGCAAGCGGGAGCCAAGCTGGCCATCACCTATCAGAACGAGAGGCTGGAGCAGGAAGCCAAAGATCTGATTGAAGCCCTGCCCGGCGCCGAGGCTTTTCGCTGTGACGTCTCGCGCGACGAAGAAATTGACCGGCTCTTCTCCCAACTCAAGGAGAAATACGGGACTCTACATACGCTTGTGCATAGCGTCGCCTTCGCTCCCGCCGAAGAGCTGAAAGGCGACTTCGTGAATACCACGCGTGAAGGCTTCCGCATCGCCCACGACGTGAGCGTGTATTCCTTCATCGCCCTGGCGCGCGCCGCCGCACCCTTAATGCAGCAGGGTGGCAGCATGATTACAATGACCTACTACGGCGCAGAAAAAGTGGTCCCTAACTACAACGTCATGGGCGTGGCCAAGGCGGCGCTTGAGGCCACGGTACGCTATCTGGCCGACAGTCTGGGCAAGCAGAACATCCGGGTAAACGCGATCTCTGCTGGCCCCATCATGACTCTCGCTGCTCGCGGCATCCCCGGCGTGAGAGACATGTTTAAGTCCCACGCCGAACGCGCTCCCTTGAAGCGGAATGTGGATGTCAACGAGGTTGGCTCGACCGCACTCTTTCTGGCTTCAGACGCCGGCAGCGGCATCACCGGCGAAACCATCTACGTGGATTGCGGCTACAACATCATGGGATTCTGA
- a CDS encoding NAD(P)H-hydrate dehydratase, which translates to MKIVTTAEMREIDRITTEKYGIPSLTLMENAGAAVAEFVLEQYPKAEEIGVICGKGNNGGDGFVAARKLYDSGKNVLVLLLADPKELKGDAAVMFERLPVAAVCARNIKELEQESAMLVANANVLVDAIFGTGFRPPLTPFHTKACELINGTRPVVSVDIPSGIDADETDMKKIRKTIWAFSNGVVTFTAPKPAHVFLNLTPHPVVVAQIGSPRNAIQSKLKLEVITKNDLHTLWVPRPWDAHKGLFGHVLVMGGSTGKAGAAAMAAIAAMRVGAGLTTAATPKSVLPTVAGFAPELMTVPLPENEAGAIAISSQESAIKKVLVGKTVVAIGPGISRAPEAEQSVHAIVAHAKVPVVIDADGLNAFEGKANLLNGKQRPLILTPHPKEMARLTGLSVDEIESNRVEIARKFAAEHRLVLVLKGHRTLVADPEGMVWVNMTGNPAMAKGGSGDVLTGMVAGFIAQSPDHLFNAVLAAVHIHGLSGDLAARSLGERSVLAEDIIQQIPHAIQASDQLTNRPVSLTLGRARKRQ; encoded by the coding sequence ATGAAGATTGTTACTACCGCCGAGATGCGCGAGATTGACCGCATCACCACTGAAAAATATGGCATACCTTCGCTTACCCTCATGGAAAATGCGGGTGCAGCGGTAGCCGAGTTTGTATTGGAGCAATACCCAAAAGCGGAAGAAATTGGGGTGATTTGCGGCAAGGGCAACAATGGCGGCGATGGATTTGTGGCCGCCCGCAAACTTTATGACTCCGGAAAGAACGTGCTGGTGCTGCTTTTGGCTGATCCGAAAGAGTTGAAGGGCGATGCCGCCGTCATGTTCGAAAGATTGCCGGTGGCTGCGGTTTGTGCGCGCAATATAAAGGAACTGGAGCAGGAATCGGCAATGCTGGTGGCGAATGCAAACGTGCTGGTGGATGCGATTTTCGGCACTGGTTTTCGTCCTCCGCTCACACCTTTCCATACCAAGGCTTGTGAACTCATCAACGGTACGCGCCCGGTGGTTTCCGTGGATATCCCCTCGGGAATTGATGCCGATGAAACCGACATGAAGAAGATAAGAAAGACAATTTGGGCGTTTTCCAATGGCGTTGTCACTTTTACCGCTCCCAAACCTGCTCATGTTTTTCTGAACCTGACTCCGCACCCGGTTGTAGTTGCTCAAATCGGCTCTCCCCGTAACGCGATCCAGTCGAAATTGAAGCTGGAAGTGATCACGAAAAACGATCTCCACACGCTCTGGGTCCCTAGGCCGTGGGACGCCCACAAAGGACTCTTTGGCCATGTGCTGGTCATGGGAGGCTCAACCGGCAAGGCCGGTGCCGCAGCCATGGCAGCCATAGCAGCCATGCGTGTGGGCGCTGGGCTGACGACTGCGGCAACTCCTAAATCGGTCTTGCCGACCGTAGCGGGTTTTGCCCCGGAGCTGATGACAGTACCTCTCCCTGAGAACGAAGCAGGCGCGATAGCAATTTCTTCGCAAGAAAGTGCAATCAAGAAAGTTTTAGTCGGCAAGACTGTAGTTGCCATCGGTCCGGGAATTTCCCGCGCGCCTGAGGCGGAACAATCCGTGCATGCCATCGTGGCCCATGCCAAAGTTCCGGTAGTCATTGATGCCGATGGTCTAAATGCCTTTGAAGGAAAAGCCAATCTGCTGAACGGGAAGCAGCGCCCTCTGATCCTGACGCCGCACCCTAAAGAAATGGCGCGCTTGACGGGACTCTCCGTGGATGAAATTGAGAGCAATCGGGTGGAAATCGCGCGCAAATTTGCGGCAGAGCATCGGCTGGTTCTTGTCTTAAAAGGACACAGAACCTTGGTGGCAGATCCGGAAGGAATGGTTTGGGTCAACATGACGGGAAACCCGGCAATGGCCAAGGGCGGATCGGGAGATGTGCTGACCGGAATGGTCGCAGGATTCATCGCACAGAGCCCAGATCATTTGTTTAATGCAGTGCTTGCGGCGGTGCATATCCATGGCCTCAGCGGTGATTTGGCGGCGAGGTCGCTGGGAGAGCGCTCGGTCCTTGCTGAAGATATTATCCAGCAAATTCCGCATGCGATTCAGGCTTCAGACCAGCTTACGAATCGTCCGGTAAGTCTCACACTCGGACGCGCACGGAAACGTCAGTGA
- the accC gene encoding acetyl-CoA carboxylase biotin carboxylase subunit, which produces MFKKILIANRGEIALRVICACKELGIRTVAIYSEADRNSLHVRFADEAICIGPPRASESYLNIPAVISAAEITNVDAIHPGYGLLSENANFAEVCETSHIKFIGPPPDITRMMGEKEKARQTMKKSGVPILPGSEGVINSVDEALEWSSSVGFPVIVKASAGGGGRGMRVIRNERELPELFHAAQSEAAAAFGNGDLYMEKFIERPRHIEFQILADAYGNLVSLGERECSIQRRHQKLLEESPSMQVTPQMRKWVGESLCATLTKIGYINAGTVEFLMDEQGKLHFIEMNTRIQVEHPVTEMVTGIDLVKSQILIAAGERLDDVLQGDIEHRGHAIECRINAEHPETFTPSAGKITAFHTPGGTGVRVDTAAYAEGVIPPYYDSLIAKLVAHGKDREEAMSRMARALEMFIVQGIHTTIPLHRLIMNDPEFRAGNFDTKYIERFLARNKEARVERRSA; this is translated from the coding sequence ATGTTTAAGAAAATCCTAATTGCAAACCGCGGCGAAATCGCCTTACGTGTTATCTGTGCCTGCAAGGAACTAGGCATACGCACTGTGGCGATCTACAGTGAAGCAGACCGGAACTCATTGCACGTCCGTTTTGCCGATGAGGCTATCTGCATCGGTCCGCCCCGGGCTTCGGAGAGCTACCTGAATATTCCTGCGGTTATCAGCGCTGCTGAAATCACCAATGTGGATGCCATCCACCCCGGCTACGGCTTGCTCAGCGAGAACGCGAATTTTGCGGAAGTCTGCGAGACCAGCCATATCAAGTTCATCGGGCCCCCTCCGGACATTACCCGCATGATGGGAGAGAAGGAGAAAGCCCGGCAGACGATGAAGAAATCGGGTGTGCCCATTCTCCCTGGGTCAGAGGGCGTGATTAATTCTGTGGATGAGGCGCTGGAATGGTCCAGCAGCGTTGGCTTTCCTGTGATTGTGAAGGCATCGGCGGGAGGCGGCGGCCGCGGCATGCGCGTGATCCGCAACGAGCGGGAGCTGCCGGAATTGTTTCACGCTGCGCAGTCAGAGGCTGCTGCTGCCTTTGGCAACGGCGATCTGTACATGGAAAAGTTCATCGAGCGCCCCCGTCATATTGAGTTCCAGATTCTGGCGGATGCCTACGGCAACCTGGTCAGCCTGGGCGAGCGTGAGTGCAGTATCCAGCGGCGACACCAGAAGCTGCTGGAAGAGTCGCCCTCCATGCAAGTCACGCCGCAGATGCGCAAGTGGGTTGGGGAATCGCTTTGCGCGACCCTGACCAAAATTGGATACATCAATGCCGGTACGGTCGAATTTTTAATGGATGAACAAGGCAAACTGCACTTCATTGAAATGAACACTCGCATTCAGGTGGAGCATCCGGTGACGGAGATGGTAACCGGTATTGACCTGGTGAAGAGCCAGATCCTCATTGCAGCCGGTGAGCGCCTGGATGACGTTTTGCAAGGCGATATCGAGCACCGGGGACATGCAATTGAATGTCGCATTAACGCGGAGCATCCTGAGACCTTTACTCCTTCTGCGGGAAAGATTACTGCGTTTCACACGCCAGGTGGAACCGGCGTGCGGGTTGACACGGCGGCCTATGCCGAGGGCGTGATACCTCCTTATTATGATTCATTGATTGCCAAGCTCGTCGCCCACGGCAAGGACCGTGAAGAGGCCATGTCGCGCATGGCGCGCGCCCTGGAGATGTTTATCGTGCAAGGCATTCATACTACGATTCCACTCCATCGGCTGATTATGAATGATCCTGAGTTCCGGGCAGGGAACTTCGATACCAAATATATAGAGCGTTTTCTGGCCAGGAACAAAGAAGCCAGAGTGGAAAGGCGCAGCGCATGA
- the thiE gene encoding thiamine phosphate synthase, whose translation MKSSTQYQVLSTQKKEKKLPRLYAIVDAGMFEGEEHAQQKTLDYARELLAGGATLIQYRNKKAAAGELLGHARELRRAVGKEAMLMINDRADLCLASGCDGVHVGQEDLSVEGVRRVLGENCFVGVSTHNLKQILEADKTTADYIAVGPVFATKTKANPEPVVGLELIRAARKAASKPIVAIGGITRTNCRSVIEAGADSVAVIGDLQDSPRKRVEEFLRILV comes from the coding sequence ATGAAAAGCAGTACTCAGTACCAGGTACTCAGTACTCAGAAGAAAGAAAAGAAACTACCGCGCCTCTACGCCATTGTTGATGCTGGCATGTTTGAAGGTGAAGAACACGCACAGCAAAAGACGCTTGATTATGCACGGGAATTGCTGGCGGGCGGCGCAACTCTTATCCAATATAGAAATAAGAAGGCGGCCGCAGGGGAGCTGCTTGGCCATGCCCGCGAGCTGCGGAGAGCGGTCGGCAAAGAAGCAATGCTTATGATAAATGACCGCGCCGACCTCTGCCTGGCTAGTGGCTGTGACGGAGTTCACGTGGGGCAGGAAGACCTCTCAGTCGAGGGCGTACGGCGTGTGCTAGGAGAAAACTGCTTCGTCGGTGTTTCCACCCATAATTTGAAACAAATTTTAGAAGCAGATAAGACCACGGCCGATTACATCGCTGTAGGCCCAGTATTTGCCACTAAAACTAAAGCAAATCCCGAACCGGTAGTCGGTTTGGAGTTAATCCGCGCTGCCCGCAAAGCCGCATCTAAACCAATTGTCGCTATCGGCGGTATTACCCGCACCAACTGCCGCTCCGTGATCGAAGCAGGAGCGGATTCGGTTGCGGTTATTGGAGACTTGCAGGACTCCCCACGAAAAAGAGTTGAGGAATTTTTGCGGATTTTAGTTTAA
- the accB gene encoding acetyl-CoA carboxylase biotin carboxyl carrier protein — MNHKELKELIEFLVEKDIAEFELERGDVKVRVKRGSETVIVAPETRVGPVPVASVSGAVIPTAGPAVPAITTVPTAAKEAGEESGLHIVKSPIVGTFYESPSPGSPPFVKVGDEVEAGSVLCIVEAMKLMNEIESDVTGEIVKQLVSNGQPVEYGQHLFAIRPK, encoded by the coding sequence ATGAATCATAAAGAGCTGAAAGAACTTATAGAGTTCCTGGTCGAGAAAGATATCGCAGAGTTCGAGTTGGAACGCGGAGATGTAAAAGTCCGTGTCAAACGAGGGAGCGAAACGGTCATAGTAGCGCCCGAGACCCGCGTAGGGCCGGTCCCGGTGGCGTCTGTTTCTGGCGCTGTTATACCGACTGCCGGACCTGCTGTTCCTGCGATTACAACCGTACCAACAGCCGCAAAGGAAGCCGGGGAAGAGAGCGGCTTGCACATCGTGAAGTCCCCTATTGTCGGGACATTCTATGAATCGCCCTCTCCGGGTTCTCCGCCTTTCGTAAAGGTGGGAGACGAGGTTGAGGCCGGGAGCGTGCTGTGCATCGTTGAAGCCATGAAACTAATGAACGAAATCGAATCTGATGTGACCGGTGAAATAGTGAAGCAACTGGTTTCCAACGGACAGCCGGTCGAATACGGGCAGCATCTATTCGCTATACGCCCAAAATAA
- a CDS encoding amino acid permease: MSLVALGIGAIIGAGLFVRTAAAIADRAGPSVTLAFMLAGVGCAFAGLCYAEFASMIPIAGSAYTYSYTTMGELVAWIIGWDLVLEYAVGAATVAIAWSEYFNRILEFMGLHVPYVWSHSPFEVGMGANAGVHGIINIPAIGILLVLTALLIRGTRESAFVNTLIVITKVAIVVMVIVIGWGFMNPANHTPYIPAATTFTTAQGVTHPYGGIMGILGAAGVVFFAYIGFDAVSTAAQEAKDPKRDMPIGILGSLVICTVLYVLFSHVLSGVATVNDFRTAGKEASVAFAITKYMTGYAWLAKFVTVAILAGFSSVILVMLYGQSRVFFSMSNDGLVPKVFSEPHPRFKTPWKSNMLFFVFTSLFAGFIPEDIVGEMTSIGTLFAFILVCAGVWILRVRRPDLKRAFKVKLLPLVSILGIFVCGAMIYGLGWTNWLRLIIWLVIGLIFYFAYGRKHSKLSTGSQAA; encoded by the coding sequence ATGTCACTCGTCGCGCTCGGGATCGGGGCCATCATCGGCGCTGGCCTCTTCGTGCGGACTGCCGCAGCGATTGCGGACCGCGCGGGCCCATCGGTGACGCTGGCATTCATGCTTGCCGGCGTCGGCTGCGCGTTCGCCGGACTCTGCTACGCGGAGTTTGCTTCGATGATCCCAATCGCCGGCAGCGCGTACACCTATTCCTACACAACCATGGGCGAGCTGGTCGCGTGGATCATAGGCTGGGACTTGGTGCTCGAGTACGCGGTCGGCGCGGCCACCGTGGCCATCGCCTGGAGCGAGTACTTTAATAGGATCCTCGAGTTCATGGGCCTCCACGTTCCGTATGTTTGGAGCCATTCACCGTTTGAGGTGGGCATGGGCGCCAACGCCGGCGTTCACGGGATTATCAATATTCCCGCCATCGGTATTCTCCTGGTGCTGACCGCGTTGCTCATCCGCGGCACGCGTGAGTCGGCGTTCGTCAACACCCTCATCGTTATCACGAAAGTCGCCATCGTCGTGATGGTGATCGTGATTGGCTGGGGATTCATGAACCCGGCGAACCACACGCCGTACATCCCCGCCGCCACCACGTTTACCACAGCCCAGGGCGTCACCCACCCCTACGGGGGTATCATGGGGATCTTGGGGGCGGCCGGTGTGGTGTTCTTTGCATACATCGGATTTGATGCGGTGTCGACCGCGGCGCAGGAAGCCAAGGACCCCAAGCGCGACATGCCGATCGGTATCCTCGGCTCGCTTGTTATTTGCACCGTCTTGTACGTCTTGTTCTCGCACGTGTTAAGCGGTGTAGCTACGGTGAATGATTTCCGGACGGCGGGCAAGGAAGCCTCGGTGGCTTTTGCCATCACCAAATACATGACCGGTTATGCGTGGCTGGCGAAGTTCGTGACGGTCGCAATCCTGGCCGGGTTCTCGTCGGTTATTCTCGTCATGTTGTACGGGCAGTCGCGGGTGTTCTTTTCGATGAGCAACGATGGTCTTGTGCCGAAGGTTTTTTCGGAACCTCACCCCAGGTTCAAAACGCCCTGGAAATCCAACATGCTGTTCTTCGTTTTCACCTCGCTGTTCGCCGGGTTCATTCCGGAAGATATCGTCGGTGAAATGACCAGCATCGGGACCCTATTCGCCTTTATCCTGGTGTGCGCGGGGGTATGGATCCTGCGCGTCCGCCGGCCCGATTTGAAGCGGGCGTTCAAGGTTAAGTTGTTGCCGCTGGTTTCCATACTCGGCATCTTCGTCTGTGGCGCCATGATCTACGGGCTGGGCTGGACCAATTGGCTGCGCCTTATTATTTGGCTCGTGATCGGTTTGATTTTCTATTTTGCATACGGCAGGAAGCACAGTAAGCTCTCAACTGGCTCTCAGGCAGCTTGA